One genomic segment of Syngnathus acus chromosome 1, fSynAcu1.2, whole genome shotgun sequence includes these proteins:
- the LOC119128332 gene encoding lymphocyte antigen 75-like has translation MATPNGWLGARHDCVGEGGDLVSVASSGEEAFVKKQMGNDDPFWIGLSNLVRRKRKQLILYRYAIDKRDWSVQKCEEAWCRYDKKQKKLTWSDVRVTGNYSNWDSRQVGSSDVDSCAYVNQGVWTQPGKWRHGSCRSSLPFMCERPLDGKPAQELSC, from the exons atggcgacccccaacggttggctgggggctcggCACGATTGCGTCggggagggcggcgacctggtcTCGGTCGCCTCATCGGGCGAGGAAGCCTTTGTGAAGAAGCAAATGGGCAACGACGACCCcttctggatcggactctccaatctggtgagacggaagcgcaaGCAGTTGATTCTCTACCGGTACGCGATTGACAAGCGGGATTGGTCTGTGCAGAAATGCGAAGAGGCTTGGTGTCGGTATGACAAGAAGCAAAAGAAGCTGACTTGGTCCGATGTCCGCGTGACGGGAAACTACTCCAACTGGGACTCCCGTCAGGTTGGAAG CTCCGACGTGGATTCCTGCgcgtacgtcaaccaaggtgtgTGGACTCAGCCAGGAAAGTGGCGACACGGCTCGTGCAGATCCTCATTGCCGTTTATGTGCGAGCGCCCGCTGGACGGTAAGCCTGCTCAGGAGTTGTCATGTTGA